A window of the Cutaneotrichosporon cavernicola HIS019 DNA, chromosome: 6 genome harbors these coding sequences:
- the TIF35 gene encoding uncharacterized protein (RNA-binding component of the eukaryotic translation initiation factor 3 (eIF-3) complex, which is involved in protein synthesis of a specialized repertoire of mRNAs and, together with other initiation factors, stimulates binding of mRNA and methionyl-tRNAi to the 40S ribosome. The eIF-3 complex specifically targets and initiates translation of a subset of mRNAs involved in cell proliferation. This subunit can bind 18S rRNA), whose protein sequence is MASTKLNDWADEDFELPPTTETTGADGITTIISWKLDENDKKVKVTRRVRRKVQTSLVSHSVAERKHWAKFGSDKGKPAGPDRQTTIIGENMHFKIAPVTRQAADAAAAEAAANEAAKAAPGKAVVCRLCKGGHFTAKCPYKDQLSELDSAAAALDPEEEAAIRGPGLAAPGSGVTGRYIPPGQRGGGAGESMFRSRDDLPTLRVTSLSVDAQDDDLRALFEPFARGGRLARANVVRDRETRESKGFGFVSFESRKDAEAALEKMNGYGYDSLILNVSWSQPREPRP, encoded by the exons ATGGCTAGCACAAA actCAACGACtgggcggacgaggact tcgagctcccacccaccaccgAGACGACGGGCGCGGACGGGATCACGACGATCATCTCGTGGAAGCTCGATGAGAATGACAAAAAGGTCAAGGTGACGCGGAGGGTTCGCCGCAAGGTGCAGACTTCGTTGGTGTCACACTCAGTCGCTGAGCGCAAGCACTGGGCCAA GTTCGGCAGTgacaagggcaagccgGCCGGCCCCGACCGCCAGACGACCATCATTGGCGAGAACATGCACTTCAAGATTGCGCCTGTTACGCGGCAGGCTGCCGacgcggctgcggctgaggctgcggccaacgaggcggccaaggctgcgcCGGGCAAGGCTGTCGTCTGTCGTCTCTGCAAGGGTGGACACTTTACTGCCAAGTGTCCGTACAAGGACCAGCTTTCCGAGCTCGACtctgccgctgccgccctcgaccccgaggaggaggctgctATCCGTGGCCCAGGCCTCGCTGCCCCTGGATCGGGCGTTACGGGACGCTATATCCCGCCTGGACagcgtggtggcggtgcTGGCGAGTCCATGTTCCGCtcgcgcgacgacctccccaccctccgTGTTACTTCGCTTTCGGTCGATGCgcaggacgacgacctgcgGGCCCTGTTCGAGCCGTTTGCGCGTGGTGgtcgcctcgctcgcgccaATGTTGTGCGTGACCGTGAGACGCGCGAGAGCAAGGGTTTCGGGTTTGTGTCGTTCGAGAGCCGCAAGGACGCGGAGGCCGCACTCGAGAAGATGAATGGGTACGGTTACGACAGTCTTATTCTCAACGTCTCGTGGTCCC AGCCCCGCGAGCCGCGCCCGTAA